The sequence below is a genomic window from Phyllostomus discolor isolate MPI-MPIP mPhyDis1 chromosome 11, mPhyDis1.pri.v3, whole genome shotgun sequence.
CCAGAGAAGACACTTGTGCCTACAGCTAGGAAACTAGCAGAAGCTCTGCCATCACCAACAGCAAAGATTCAAAAGTAGAGCGTGTCGAACCATCACCGAATTCATCTATTTGCTTTTCCGGCTCAAGTCTCCTTCGGAAGAGTTTGAAATTCCTACTCTCCGCAAGGAaaagtgcatttatttttctctgtgcaaACACTACTGGATCCAAATCTTATAATAACTGGTGGCAAAGCAGGCGTTTCGGGATCGCACCTGCGACTGCTCTTTAGCGCCAaatccctctctctataaattcAGATATATTTGTAGGCTTATTTATTCTaattctccctcccctgctcccataCTGTGGACTGAGGTTCTGACTGGTGCGGAGGAGGTAGGCTGTTGGCAGGTGCTCCGGTGCCGGACCAGGTGACTCCTCGTCGCAGTCTTCAGAGGCAAGTCCCCCATTCTGGCTCCTCCTGTGAGATCTGGACTTACCCAAGTTCTGGGCAGGAAACCATGGCCGTGCCCTACTGCCCCTCGCCCTTCTGCCCCGCTTAGCTCCCGTCCTAATTGACGAGCTGGTGACTATTGGCTGAAGTTCCCCAGCGATTTGCATGAACAGAGAGGGAGTGTCTTCTGCCGCCCTCCCATCAGGAGCCCGCGGACTGCAGCCTCACTGGGAATGCGCGGCCGAGGGAATGCACGCAGCTCGCGGACCCTGGCAGTGAGCTGGCGCCCGGCGACCTGGCACCCGCGCCTGGATATGGGGCGGCTAAGTCGTCCCAGGAGCAGCACCAGCCACAGGAACCTGCCGGTAAGGGCTGGAGAGCAGAGCCCCGCGACAAGTTGCAGTGCTGTGGGCAGTTCACACTCCTTGAGGGTTTTTTCAAACCTTTAACCTTAAGCCAAACTTCACGGGAAGactgaggggagggaaagggagttTGGGATAAGGTATTTTCATTTTAGCAAGGAATAGGTAAGCCCTTGGGTGGTGAGAGGAAGTTTCTGAAGCAGAAATGTAGGCAGATGAAGTGGAGGGTATGGGGGGGTGCAGGTTCAATATGCTTTAGATACTGGGGTTCAGAGATCATTTTCCGCTGCGGGCATCTGGCTGTGACTGTCCACTGCAACTGACAAATTGTTTTTGGATAATCTTTTTCTGCGTTTACTTCTTTTCCTCCGGGGGAGGGGGATTAGGGAGGGCTTCATAAGGGGTGGAGATCCAGATCTTTCCGATTTTAGATCCATGCTAAAATGAAAATCGCTTCTTCTGACCTAAAGCGTTTAtttactgggggggggggggggtgttgagcAGAAAGCGTGACTGTGTTTTCATATTATCATTACTAACATTGTTCTTGTTGCTATTGGTTTCATAGTAAGAGGTGTAATATATTTCGCGTTCCTGGGATCTTAGTGGTGGAAGCATTTCAATGGgaaagaaattgataaattgcCCACTTCTcagccctctccaccccacccccttccctttcaATAACCTCCCCGCGTGTTTCCCTGTCGCGTTGCGCAGTCCCAGAGTAAGAGTCCTCTCCACTTCGGCGGTGCTCCAGGGATGCTCTATGGTTAGGGATTCTGACTGTTAACTGGATGAGGATGGTGAGGGGGCGTGGAGGGAGGGGGGTAAAAAGTGaacggaaaaaaaaaataagttttagagACAACATTGCTCCGTAGATCTCTTTGCAGTAAGTTTCTTCTTCACCTCGCTCTGACTAGAGAGGGTTTGCCTCTGGGAATGGAAATGAGAGCGGCCATAACCCCGGGCTCTGGTTTCTGACTCCAATCTCTATGTTGCCGCGAGTATGTAATGaggtttctccccccccccccaactttcagcatttgtttctgtttttcctcttcgTGGGACCCTTCAACTGCCTCGCGAGTTACAGCCAGGCCACGGAGCTTCTGTACAGCCTGAACGAGGGACTGCCCGCGGGGGTGTTCATCGGCAGTCTGGCCGAGGATCTGCGGCTGGTGCCCGGGGAGGCGGGCAGGCAGGATCAGCAGTCGCAGCCGCCGGAGCGCTCGGGCGCGGAGCCGAgcccccctctctccttcagCCTGGCCTCCCGGGGACTGAGTGGCCAGTACGTGACCCTAGACAACCGTTCTGGGGAGCTGCACACTTCTACCCAGGAGATTGACCGAGAGGCCCTGTGTCTTGAAGGAGGtggaggggctgcctggggcggcagcatttccatttcctccttccctgcttctGACTCTTGTCTTTTGCTTCTGGATGTGCTGGTCCTGCCTCAGGAATACTTTAGGTTTGTGAAGGTGAAAATAGCTATCCAGGACATCAATGACAACGCCCCCCAGTTCCCTGTTTCCCAAATCTCGGTTTGGCTCCCAGAAAATGCACCTGTAAACACCCGGCTGGTCATAGACCATGCTGCCATGGACCCAGATGTAGGCACTAACGGGGTGCAGACATACCGCTTACTGGACTACCATCGTATGTTCACCCTGGACGTGGAGGAGAATGAGAATGGGGAGCGCACTCCCTACCTAATTGTCATGGGGCTGTTGGACCGGGAGACCCAAGACCAGTATGTGAGCATCATCATAGCTGAGGATGGTGGGTCTCCACCACTGCTGGGCAGTGCCACCCTCACCATTGGCATAAGTGACATTAATGACAATTGCCCCCTTTTCGCAGACTCACAGATCAATGTCACTGTGTACGGGAATGCTACAGTGGGCACACCAATTGCAGCTGCCCAGGCTGTGGATAGAGACTTGGGGATCAATGCTCAGATCACCTACTCATACAGCCAGAAAGTCCCCCAGGCATCCAAGGACTTATTCCATCTGGAGGAAACCACTGGAGTCATTAAACTTTCCAGGAAGATTGGGGGGAGTGTTCTGCAAACACACAAGCTCACCATCCTCGCTAATGGACCAGGCTGCATCCCTGCTGTGATGACTGCCCTGGTGTCCATTATCAAAGTCACTTCCAGACCCCCTGAAATTGTCCCTCGTTATATAGCAAATGAGAGAGATGGTATTGTTTACCTGAAAGAACTGGAACCTGTTAACACTCCAGTTGCTTTCTTTGCCATAAGAGACCCTGAAGGTAAAGACAAGGTGAACTGCTATCTGGATGGCGAAGGCCCATTTAGGTTATCACCCTACAAACCATACAATAATGAATACTTGCTAGAAACCACCAAACCTATGGATTATGAGCTACAGCAGTTCTATGAAATAGCTGTGGTGGCCTGGAACTCTGAAGGATTTCATGTCAGAAAAGTTATTAAAGTGCAACTTTTAGATGACAATGATAATGCTCCTGTTTTCCTTCAACACTTAATAGAACTAACCATTGAAGAAAACAACACACCCAATGCCTTTTTGACTAAGCTGTATGCTACAGATGCTGACAGTGGAGAGAGGGGCCAAATTTCATATTTCCTGGGACCTGATGCTCCATCCTATTTTTCCTTAGACAGTGTCACAGGAATTCTGACAGTTTCTACTCAGCTGGAccgagaagagaaagaaaagtacaggtACACAGTCAGAGCCGTTGACTCTGGGAAGCCACCCAGAGAATCAGTAGCCACTGTGGCTCTTACAGTGTTggataaaaatgacaacagccctaGGTTCATCAACAAGGACTTCAGCTTTTTTGTGCCAGAAAACTTTCCAGGATATGGTGAAATTGGAGTAATTAGTGTAACAGATGCCGATGCTGGGCGAAATGGATGGGTTGCTCTCTCTGTGTTGAACCAGAGTGATATATTTGTCATAGACACAGGAAAGGGCATGCTGAGAGCTAAAGTCTCTTTGGACAGAGAGCAGCAAAGCTCCTATACTTTGTGGGTTGAAGCTGTTGATGGGGGTGAGCCTGCCCTCTCTTCTACTGCAAAAATCACAATTCTTCTTCTAGATATCAATGACAACCCTCCTCTTGTTTTATTTCCTCAGTCTAATATGTCTTATCTATTGGTACTACCTTCCACTCTCCCGGGCTCCCCAGTGACAGAGGTCTATGCTGTTGACAAAGACACGGGCATGAATGCTGTCATAGCTTACAGCATCATCGGAAGAAGAGGTCCTAGGCCTGAGTCCTTCAGGATTGACCCTAAAACTGGCAACATTACTTTGGAAGAGGCCCTGCTGCAGACAGATTATGGACTCCATCGTTTGCTGGTAAAAGTGAGTGACCATGGTTACCCCGAACCTCTCTATTCCACCGTCATGGTGAACCTATTTGTTAATGACACTGTCAGTAACGAGAGCTACATTGAGAGTCTTTTAAGAAAAGAACCAGAAATTAATATAGAAGAGAAAGAACCGCAGATCTCAATAGAACCGACTCACAGGAAGGTCGAATCTGTGACCTGTATGCCCACCTTAGTCGCTCTGTCTGTGATAAGCTTGGGTTCCATCACACTGGTAACAGGGATGGGGATATACATATGCTTACGGAGAGGGAAAAAGCCTCCCAAGGAAGATGAAAATTTGGAAGTACAAATTCCACTGAAAGGAAAAATTGACTTGCACATGAGAGAGAGGAAACCAATGGATATTTCCAATATTTGATACTTCGTTGAGGGGTAAAACAGAGATATTTTAACTGACTTTGGTAGTCTTCACCACCTAAACAAGATGGTGTGGACGGCAGTTCCAATGAAGGACAACTAATTTATAATGTGTACTATACTGTAAATAGCTGTTTACaggtttttaaattcaaaatcagAGGTTATAAAATGTGTAcagcattttttaatgaaaattagtaCTAACAGCTGTAAAACTGTTATAAAAACCTTGGATGCGATTTGCAGGTTTCATATACCAAGCAGATGATTGATAAAATGGGGGAGTAAGGTAAGAAAATGGCACATTGCATTTTTTTGTCTAAAAAGTCTTTTAACCACAAGAGGGCATCAGCTGCTCTTTTGCAGGGAACTGTTTTGAGGTATTGTACATGATAGTTGTTGTACATCAAATTAATGAAAgagtatattttcaatatattgtttttaacatttaacagATATGAAATTAAAGTGAATTGAATTTCACCCCatttaaatatatgataaaaaGGCATTTGTAAACAGAATGTTTACCTCATAAGTACATCATTTGTAGTCTGAAAGAGAAGGCATTAAAAAGAAGTGCACTTTTTTGTTAGTAATGATAAAAACATTGCCATGTGTAAAAGATTTGACCTGCCGAAGACTATTTTACTTCTGTGTACTCCAACTGCTTTCTGTTTGCCTTACCACTGCACTTGCTATTATTACagggggaaatatatatatattcttctttaCAGAAAATAGTAACTAGAAATTGTATCCTAGAAAAACAGCCAGAAGCAAGAGACGTTTCAATCCTTAGTTGCTTCATAGGTATCCATGACATTTTGGCACGTATAAGCAGTGCTTCATATTTGGGTTATGTATTAGTTCTTATGTGTTTAAATGCATCCATCACATAAGAAGATTTTAGAAACCATATTAAAGCAGAAATAATGTAGAAGCTGGTTGTTTTAGTTGGGCctttaatatgaaaattatacttatctttttgttgttgtttaggtttgTTGGCTACCGTTTCTGGCTCCCTTTATTTGGCATTGGATTAAGTCCAAGAGTATTTGTATGCCCAGCAGCAGATTTCTTTGATAATTTAGCTTTTGCTGAATCTTTTACAATGATGCAAACTGGTTCATCAGTGATTGATCACTTTCACTTCATTGTGTGAGCTGGAAATTTTATTGTCTATGAGAGCTAAAGCAAAATTATCTGTGTAAGCAAGTAATGTATTAGCTTAACCTGGATCATCCTACTTCTTTTGGCATCCTGTGTCTGTACTGTACCAAAAGTGTTTATATGTctgcaaattaaaagtatatattttcataacttctttctcatttttaccattttctattttaacctGGCTTGTTCTTTCACTGAAGTGCCTGTTATTGGCATTTGTTTGCTTCTAAAGGTAAATGTGGGTGAACTATAACTATTCTGTTATGCTCAAGTTTATATTAAACTAATTCATTACTCAATTAAACATTGGGTAAATGATTAAATATGCATGTAATTACAGACACATATGTATGAGGGTATGCCTATATGTTTGGTAGAAGTTCACACAATAATTTATactcatgcatgtgcacatgaatattaatttattgatttaacaTCAATTATAAAGAATCATATACTACATGATTATAGCAATTCCATTAGCTGTTTTACAACAGcttctaataaattttaaaataagactatactacaaaaatattttttggatgcAAACAATCAAGACCTTTTGGGTTTGTATtgaccttatttttcttattttcatcaaTTTGACAGTATGAATAAAATGTAAGCATACGAGACAGCAGTGTTTGTTACAAAaggaagtatattttttattggaaatttatttgGTAGGAGAGGAACCTGAGCTAAGAAGCTAAggtcatttaatccttaaaacttttcatttctaattgatGTCTAGCCATGGAGGAAACCATTCTTTACCAGACCGTGTAcgtgtgtatgtttgtatatatattatttctctttttttaaagaaagaagctaCATGAAACAAGTAGcaacattaataaaaacaattctcCATAAGTACAATGACTTAACCAtcagtaaaaataacaaaacatgttattcatttctaaatttgGAGAAGGTTCACGTGTTTGGGGGTATGGACTTCATCTATGGCATGAGAAACACCTGTAACATTAATAAAAAGACATATTTCTGAATAACTCACTGTGCCAGGATTTCCTTTACAAAAACATctcattcacattttttaaaaaaaattataacaagagAATTAAAGTAAATTAAACTCAAAGATAATAGCCTCTTTTTACTAACACCTTGTGCTAGAACAGTTGCCAAAATGTATGCTAATTATGTCAGTGTTGTTCGTTGAGCTGGCACAAAAATAAACGTTCCATTCATTAAAACCCCTAATATCCATTTAACAGTTTGAGAACCAGGAGTCCTCGTTGCCCAATTTAAAGAAGAAGAGATTGGTCTGATCTTTGTACTGCCAAGTCTGTTTTTCTGCCACAGAGAAAATTGTTCATTAATTTGGATTGGGAAATGTAAAACCAACATAGCAATTTCAGCTACAGGAGAAGCAGTTTATAGCATTTGACTCTGTAGGGTAAATTCCAccatcctatttttttaaaaagagttttcttTAGCAGTTATGCTCCTGACAGTGGTGgcttcaaaggaaaagaaaatgcttctttAGAAACAGTTTTATCATGccgtgtattttttaaaaatccatattttttgtgttttgggagcTCTGCAAGTGTTTTATGACAGTCATGATCTTGCTATGACATGACATCATTGAAGAAATATTACGGATGGTGTATAAAGTTGACCTAATGGCAGTAAAATCTctcttaaagattttaatttgtgCTCTGAGAAAACATCTCAGTTGACAACTGTCACAAAGAAAGTAAGCAGCCTTCCCTCTGGAGACTCAGGTTCCAGTCCCTCCTCAGTGAGGTGAGGACTCTTTGGGGTCCTGACCGCTAGCAGACAATGGGGATGGTAATGAATGAAAGGGCAGCCTGAGCATATGGTGCTCTCCAGCGCCACCTGGCAGCCTTGCTCTTGGAGGCCAGAGACACAGGCACCCAggcattttctttcctgtaaggtaGATTTGCTCACTGCAGGAAAGCAGTCAATTGctcaaaatgttattttgctGACTTGCATAATTCCTCCCTAGCAATACGCCTTTACAGGGTAGGGCATCAATGATTATTTATTGAAAGAGCTTTAACAGTCTTTCATTTAGTTATGTAAATGGacttaaagcagaaaaaaaatcagtcaattaAAAAACTGGTAATTCTTGAGCAAAAAGATACACCTTGCTTTTTCtagttatttctatttctgataaaaatatgtatatttttcagaggctaaatacataaatgcatacattttataatcatttttaaatgccagtcattgtaattgctttaaaaatagtaGCATGTTTTACTCTAATAAATTACTAAACTGGGAATGCATTCCTTTAAGGGTATAAAACAAACTTGGGTGAACTTGAAGACTTAACCTACTAATGTCAAGAAGTAAAAGTATtgtaatgattaaaaaagaaatattttagtcattcattgtgtgcatatttattttagtGCTCTAATCACCAGGGATGTGACTGAGAAGACAGTCCCTTGATGAATTTAGATGATGGTATAAAAAAGGCCATTGAGAAAACCGTCCATCTCAAAACATCGTGTGGGATAAATACCTATTGCCAGGATACTGTGTGAGCAGGACGTAAGCCAATAATGGGAATTCTTGGAGAAAGCTTCCCAAAGGAGGTGATTTCTAGGTAGGGCCCTCTCAGAGGAGGTGATGTTTAAATTGAGAATAAGAGAAAACGAAATAGTATGCAAGGCACACATGTAAAAGTGAGCATGTCATGATTGGAGAACCacaaatattattattcttgGCTGACaggatgaacaaaataaaagatgctGTTGGCACTAATCCTGGAGATGTAAGtgtatttgcaaataataaaggGACACATATATCATACTTAGAGGTTGCAATTTTATCCCAAAGGTGATGGGTATTTTGAGGATTTTGGtcagagaatttttattttaaaaaaatctatttggcCACATGTGGAATTTGTGTTGAAGAAGTTTCTAGAGAATGGATAGAAGGTACCTGTGACAATTTAAGTGAGAAGTGGAACCTTAAACCAGGGAATATGAAAGAGATATGTTATAGTATAGAATACAGTAGGTAAGTAATTTATTGCTGATAGAGAAACTTGCTACACTAATAGAATAATCCACATGTGATAAATGAGAATATTTATAATGTTCATAATTTCCTTTCGAGTCTATTTTACAAATTTGAAAAGGATAGGGAACTCATTTACTAAACATCGCATCAGCAACAAAAGCACAGGAGCCCtaattctctttttaatgtgGGGTTTCATGATACAGATGGAATTTTAAAGACATTAATTTACCCAGTTCATTTCATACTTAGGACTGTCAATTCTATTCAATTTAATAAACACTACTGTGTGCACATGTGGTAGGTATTGCAACATGAGGTTGACCATATCAAGAATATTTTATCCAAGGCATTTGCAATATTTTGCTTGTAGTTGCACTAAA
It includes:
- the PCDH20 gene encoding protocadherin-20 — its product is MRGRGNARSSRTLAVSWRPATWHPRLDMGRLSRPRSSTSHRNLPHLFLFFLFVGPFNCLASYSQATELLYSLNEGLPAGVFIGSLAEDLRLVPGEAGRQDQQSQPPERSGAEPSPPLSFSLASRGLSGQYVTLDNRSGELHTSTQEIDREALCLEGGGGAAWGGSISISSFPASDSCLLLLDVLVLPQEYFRFVKVKIAIQDINDNAPQFPVSQISVWLPENAPVNTRLVIDHAAMDPDVGTNGVQTYRLLDYHRMFTLDVEENENGERTPYLIVMGLLDRETQDQYVSIIIAEDGGSPPLLGSATLTIGISDINDNCPLFADSQINVTVYGNATVGTPIAAAQAVDRDLGINAQITYSYSQKVPQASKDLFHLEETTGVIKLSRKIGGSVLQTHKLTILANGPGCIPAVMTALVSIIKVTSRPPEIVPRYIANERDGIVYLKELEPVNTPVAFFAIRDPEGKDKVNCYLDGEGPFRLSPYKPYNNEYLLETTKPMDYELQQFYEIAVVAWNSEGFHVRKVIKVQLLDDNDNAPVFLQHLIELTIEENNTPNAFLTKLYATDADSGERGQISYFLGPDAPSYFSLDSVTGILTVSTQLDREEKEKYRYTVRAVDSGKPPRESVATVALTVLDKNDNSPRFINKDFSFFVPENFPGYGEIGVISVTDADAGRNGWVALSVLNQSDIFVIDTGKGMLRAKVSLDREQQSSYTLWVEAVDGGEPALSSTAKITILLLDINDNPPLVLFPQSNMSYLLVLPSTLPGSPVTEVYAVDKDTGMNAVIAYSIIGRRGPRPESFRIDPKTGNITLEEALLQTDYGLHRLLVKVSDHGYPEPLYSTVMVNLFVNDTVSNESYIESLLRKEPEINIEEKEPQISIEPTHRKVESVTCMPTLVALSVISLGSITLVTGMGIYICLRRGKKPPKEDENLEVQIPLKGKIDLHMRERKPMDISNI